DNA sequence from the Cohnella herbarum genome:
GGTCTAATCGCTCTTGTTCCTGCTGCCAATCCTTCGCGTTTATCATCTTTGCGACACTCTCCTCTTCGATCATGTATAAAGAAGCTACCTAACGTTTGACAACCATGAATCCGCATGTTATGATAGTAATATAGATAGGATGCAGTAACTCTGTTTTGAAACAAAAATTTCTGGCAGTGGTTTTCCAATCATATCACGATGATTGCTTACTTGCAATCATTTATATACAGAAAAGAAGAACCGGAGCTCTATGCCGGTTCTTCTTTTTGTTCACTTACAAATATGGATTCCATAACTCCCTCAACCGACTAACGCCCTCCTCTATCCTTTCAGACTTTATGCCGCCAAAGCCGATTATGAATTTTCTCTGCTCGCTTGGTGGGTTGCCGCCCGCGTAGAACGGGGTACCAGAAGCAACTCGGATCCCGTAAGGCTTAACCGCATCGACCATTTCTTGCTCCGATGTTGAAGAGTGCAGCTTGAGAACGAGATGCAGACCGGCCTCTGCATTGATCACCTCTCCTATCCCCCGGAATCGAGCTTCCAGTGCCTCGGCCAGCTTGCGGTTTTTTTTGCGATACAGATTTCTTACTTTACGGACATGCTTTTCAAAGTAGCCCTGCTCCATAAATCGCTGAAGAGTGCGCTGATAAACCCGGGAAGAAGAAAGTTCGAACATTAATCTTCTCCTGGTATCGTGAAACGGTTCTAACAATACCTCCGGCAGAACCATGTAATGGATACATAAATCCGGCGCAAGGATTTGCGAGAAGCCTCCGATATAAATGACGTTCGCGGTCGAATCAAGACCTTGTAGAGCAGGAACCGGCTGCCCGTGGTAACGGAGCTCGCCCCCGTAGTCGTCTTCAAGAATATAAGCTTGGCTTTCCTTCGCCCACTCCAATAACTCTAACCGTTCATTAAACGGCATCACTCGTCCGCCAGGAAACTGATGGGAGGGGGATACCGCAACGATGCGGGCAGGCGTGCATTGGAGACGCGAAATCGATATTCCCTTATCCGCTTCGGTTACGTGGAATAACTCGTACCCTTGCGCTTGAAACGTAGAAGGAATGAGCGGATAACATGGATTCTCCACGGCTATACCCTGCGAGAGATTCCTCATCATTGCCGCGAGGTAATTCATGAGCAAGTGCTGCTCCGCTCCGATGACGATTTGCTCCTGACTGCAGACCACTCCGCGAAAACGATAAAGATAAGCCGCCAATTCTTTACGCAAACCGGCTTCTCCTTGCGGATCTCCATAGTACAGCAACTCCTCGTACTCTTCGCGGAGCGTATGATTCAACAATCGTCTCCAGATACTAACCGGAAAACAGGAAAAATCGTTTTTGGACATATGGAAATCGTAAGAGTAAGCAGGGTCAGCCATTCCTGACGTAGTCAGGCCGATATCCTCGAACTGACGGCCTTGTAAAGTAAGCTTCCCGTATGAATCCGGCAAATGTGCCACATAAAACCCCCGCCTCGGCCGACTCTCCACAAATCCCTCGGAGATTAGCTGTTGATATGCGGTTTCAACCGGCGTCGTGCTGATCGACAAATTCATGGCAAGCGCTCGGATGGAGGGCAAGCGATCATTCGGACTTAGCTTTCCGCTTATAATATCCCGTTTGATAGCCTCATATAGCGCGACATAAACGGGGAGCTTCGAAGAGGCGTGTAAATCAGGCGTATAAATCATAAGTTCGCGTCCAATCTGTCATCTGAAAATATAACGATTTGTATATTTTTAAGTATACAGATT
Encoded proteins:
- the pdxR gene encoding MocR-like pyridoxine biosynthesis transcription factor PdxR — its product is MIYTPDLHASSKLPVYVALYEAIKRDIISGKLSPNDRLPSIRALAMNLSISTTPVETAYQQLISEGFVESRPRRGFYVAHLPDSYGKLTLQGRQFEDIGLTTSGMADPAYSYDFHMSKNDFSCFPVSIWRRLLNHTLREEYEELLYYGDPQGEAGLRKELAAYLYRFRGVVCSQEQIVIGAEQHLLMNYLAAMMRNLSQGIAVENPCYPLIPSTFQAQGYELFHVTEADKGISISRLQCTPARIVAVSPSHQFPGGRVMPFNERLELLEWAKESQAYILEDDYGGELRYHGQPVPALQGLDSTANVIYIGGFSQILAPDLCIHYMVLPEVLLEPFHDTRRRLMFELSSSRVYQRTLQRFMEQGYFEKHVRKVRNLYRKKNRKLAEALEARFRGIGEVINAEAGLHLVLKLHSSTSEQEMVDAVKPYGIRVASGTPFYAGGNPPSEQRKFIIGFGGIKSERIEEGVSRLRELWNPYL